From the Paraflavitalea soli genome, the window TGGGGAACACGCATTCAATATCAATATCAGTTCTACCAAATCCATGACCGGTCACTGCCTGGGTGCAGCCGGGGTGATAGAAGCCATAGCCTGTATCATGGCTGTTCAGCATGATATGGTTCCTCCTACGATCAACCACTTCACAGACGATCCCGAATTAGATCCACGTCTCAATTTCACCTTTGAAAAACCGCAAAAAAGAGTTGTGCGGGCTGCCCTAAGTAACACATTTGGCTTTGGCGGGCACAATGCCTGCGTAATCGTAAAGAAGTACTAAAAAGCACGCTGCATAATTTTTCACTAACCTTGTTCGTTGTTTGGTATCTTAGTACCAAAGCATAAGCCCTATACCTATATTGATTTTTTGGCTTAATGAAAAAATTGTAGCTTGACTATCGTGGGAATCCTGGACCGATTTATTGGCAAGGGAAGCAATCTTGCTTTCAAGAAGAATCTTCGAAATGTGCTGGGTTTTGTACCCGGCAAAACTGCTTTGTACCAGGCCGCATTGACGCATCGCTCTGTTCGTGACAGTGCCGATGAGAACAATGAGCGGCTTGAATACCTGGGGGATGCCATCCTGAGCGGCATTGTAGCCGATTTCCTGTTCAAGAAATATCCCTATAAAGAAGAAGGCTTTCTCACGGAGATGCGGAGTAAGATGGTAAACCGCAATAAGCTCAATGAAATTGCCATCAAGATGGGCCTGAAGAAGATCACCTTCTACAATAAGTTTGACAATTCCCTTAAGATGAGCCAGATCTTCGGCAATACGCTGGAAGCGGTGGTAGGCGCCATCTACCTCGACAAGGGATTTGTAAAGACCAAGAAATGGGTGCTGGAATGCATCATCATCCCCCACCTCTACATGGAGGACCTGGAAGCACTGGAGATCAACCACAAGAATAAATTATACGGCTGGGCCAATAAGAATGGCAAGAACCTCGAATTTGAAACCCTCGATGAACGCATCGAAGGCGGCCGCCGACTCTTCACCATCGGCGCGGTAGTTGATGGCGCCCTGCTGGCCGAAGGCAAAGCCTACAATAAAAAAGACGCCAGCCAGATCGCCGCTGCGATCGCCATCGACAAACTGGGGTTGAATAAAGTGGAAGGAGAAGAAGAATAAGAATTAGCTTTTAGCGGTTAGCAGTTAGCCTTTAGCACCTACTCTTCGCCTCAACTCACTTTGCATACGTTACTCTGTAAATTGCTCCCTGTTTATCATCACTGATCAGT encodes:
- a CDS encoding ribonuclease III family protein, with protein sequence MGILDRFIGKGSNLAFKKNLRNVLGFVPGKTALYQAALTHRSVRDSADENNERLEYLGDAILSGIVADFLFKKYPYKEEGFLTEMRSKMVNRNKLNEIAIKMGLKKITFYNKFDNSLKMSQIFGNTLEAVVGAIYLDKGFVKTKKWVLECIIIPHLYMEDLEALEINHKNKLYGWANKNGKNLEFETLDERIEGGRRLFTIGAVVDGALLAEGKAYNKKDASQIAAAIAIDKLGLNKVEGEEE